From the Jeongeupia sp. HS-3 genome, the window GCCAAACAAGCTGTTTCAACCTTTTTTCAGCACCAAACCCGACGGCATGGGCATGGGGCTGAATATTTGCCGCTCGGTGATGGAACAGCACCGGGGGCATCTGCGTGTGGAAAATCCACCGGAGGGAGGCTGCCGTTTTGTCTGCCGCCTGCCCCTGAGCGATACCAAAACCGAAATCACCGAGGAGAACGCCTGATGCGTCCGATTGCCATCGTCGATGACGACATCGCCGTGCGCGATGCCTTGTCGCTGTTGTTTGAAACCCGCGAGTGGCCGAGTGCCGGTTTTGAGTCGGCCGAGCATTTTCTTTCCGCCGCCAATGTCGCCGACTATGCCTGCCTGATTGTCGATGTGCGCATGACCGGCATGACCGGGCTGGAGCTGTTTGCCGCCCTGCAGAATGCACCTTATCTGCCGCCGGTGATTTTTCTGACCGGCCACGGTGACGTGCCGATGGCGGTGTCGGCTGTGAAGGATGGCGCGAGCGACTTTCTCGAAAAACCCTATGACCACAAGGTGCTGCTGGCCAAGGTCGAGGAATACCTGCAGAGCGATGTTACCGCCCGCAGCAACTGGGAAACGCGGCAGACACTGACCGAAAGGCTCGACAATCTGACCCCGCGAGAACGTGATGTACTGCGCGAATTGCTTGCCGGCAAGCTCAACAAGCAAATCGCCGATGCACTCAGTATCAGCATCAAGACGGTGGAAGTTCACCGCGCCCGCATTTACGCGAAGCTGAGAGTGCGCTCGGCCGTCGAGCTGGCCGCCCAGCTCAAGGCGGTGCCGATTGCCGATATCGTCGGTGGGCCGGCGCACGATGCTTAGGCAACGCCGCGCCGCCGGCAGGGCGGTTCCGGCAGTTTAAAAAGAAACGGCGCCCCGTGGGGCGCCGTTGTCTTGAGCGAGTGGCTTATTTCTTTGCCGGTGCGCTGGCCTTGGTCTTTGGCTCCTTGACCTTTGCATCCTTGGCGCCGGATGCAACCGCCTTCGGCGCTTTGGTCGTAGCTGCCGGCGCGGCAACCTTGCCGCCCACGCTGACCTCGCCCTTGATCTTGTTGAAGGTGCCTTCCTTGATGCCCGGCACTTTCATGATGTCTTCCGGCGATTTGAATGCGCCGTTCTTGTTGCGGTAATCAACGATGGCCTTGGCCTTGGTCGGGCCGATGCCATTGAGGCCTTCGAGTTGCTGCTCGGTGGCGGTGTTAAGATCTACGGCGGCAAAAACCGACGCGCACAGCAGGAACATGCCGACAAATGCAGCGAGCCATTTTTTCATTGCCTTCTCTCCCTTGAGTGGTCAGGTGGGTCATCCCACTCGCTGACTATAGCACGGCAAAACCACACAATTTGTCAGTTTGGATTCAGTATCAATGATTAACGTGACGCCACAACAGTCGGTTGAACATTACGAAAACTTTCCGGTAGGCTCGATCCTGTTGCCGCGGCGGTATCGCAAGGCGGTTGCGGCGGTGTACCACTTTGCCCGCCACGCTGACGACCTCGCCGACGAGGGCAACGCCAGCCCGGACGAGCGTTTGGCGGCACTGGCTGCCTGCAGCGCCGAGCTGCGCCGGGTCGACGCCGGCCAGCAGCCGGAAACCGCGCGCTATCAGGCCCTGGCAACGGTGATCTACCAGTACGGCGTACCGGTGACGCTGTGCGAGGATCTGCTGTCGGCCTTTCGCCAGGATGTGACGCAAAGCCGCTATGCCGATTTTGGCGAGCTGGTGCAGTACTGCCGTCGTTCGGCCAACCCGGTCGGGCGGATTTTGCTGCATATTTTCGGCGAGGTGAATCCGCGCTATCTGGCGATGTCGGACGGCATCTGCACTGCACTGCAACTGGTGAATTTCTGGCAGGACGCCGCCATCGACTGGACCAAGGATCGCGTGTATCTGCCACAGGACGAGCTGGTGCGTTTCGGCGTGAGCGAGTCGCAGATTGCCGCCGGTGAGGTCAATCCGGCATGGCAGCGGCTGATGCGCTTTCAAGTCGATCGTACCCGCCGCATGCTCAAGGCCGGTGCGCCGCTGGCCAGTGCCTTGCCGGGGCGGGTTGGCTTCGAGCTGCGCCTGACGGTGCTGGGGGCGGCGGCTATTCTCGACAAGCTCGATGCCTGCGGCTACGACGTCTTCCATCGCAGGCCAACACTGGGCAAGGGTGACTGGCCGCGACTGCTGTGGCGCGCATGGCGGCGCAAGTAGACGGGCGACGACGCGATGGCGAAACGAATTACCCAAAAAGATATCCGCGCGGTGACAACGCTGTTCACCGCGCGTTCGTGGGCGACGCGCGTCAGTGCCATCGTCGTACTGGCGCTGGCGGCGTGGGCATGGTGGAGCGAAAGTCGTGCCTCGCCGGGGATGCTGGCGGCGGGGTATGAGGTGAGCGGCACCGTTGTCGGCGTGGCCGACGGTGACACGATCACCGTGCTCGATGCCGATCGGCGCCAGTACAAGCTGCGGCTGGCGTTTATCGATGCGCCGGAGAAAGCCCAGCCTTTCGGCGCCGTGGCCAAGCAGCATCTGTCCGACCTGATTTATCGCAAGACCGTGACGGCCGAAGTGATCGACGTCGATCGCTATCAGCGCGGCGTGGCGTTGATCCGGCTCGATGGCGTGGATATCAACTATGCGCAGGTGAAGGCCGGCTTGGCGTGGCATTACACCCGCTATGCCGACAAACAGGCGCGCGATGATTTTGCCGCCTACGACGCGGCGCTACAGGCGGCGCGCGAAGGGCGCCTTGGCCTGTGGCAGCAGCACGGTGCCGAGCCGCCGTGGGATTTTCGCCGCGAACAACGCGCGGCGCGTTGATTACTGGCTGGCCGGTTCGCTGGCGACCGCACTGGCCGGCGCTGACGCGGCGGCACTGGCTTCGGCAGCCTTGCGCTTGTTCATTTCGGCGCGGGTTTCCGGCGCCTTCCAGCCGGGTGGCGGCAGATAGAGCGGGCCTTTGAAGCCGCAGGCGGCAAGCAGCAGGACGAGAAGCGGAGCAAGTGCGCGCATGGGGTGCTTTGGTGGCAAAATCGCTATCTTAACCGACTTGCCGACTCCCCAAGCCATGACCGAATCCGAATTCCTCACCCAGACCGACCGTATCTTCAGCCAGATCGAACTGGCGCTGGACGACGTTGATTTTGACGTCGATGCACTCCGTACCGGCAATGTACTGGAGGTGGAGTTCGATGATGGCAGCAAGGTCATTGTCAATCGCCACGTTTTCAATCAGGAAGTATGGATTGCCGCGCGCAGCGGCGGTTACCACTATCGTTATGATGGTCAGCGCTGGATGAATACCCGCGGCGAAGGCGAGTTTTTCGCCGATCTGGCCGCCGCGATCAGCCTGCACGCGGGCGAGGCGTTCGCGTTTCATTGATGGACGGTTGGTGGCTACCCGGCCTGTTCGCGTCGGCTTTCCTGTCGGCGACACTATTGCCGGGGAACTCCGAAGCCGCGCTGGCGGCCTATCTGTATCAGGCGCCGCAGCACTGGCTGCTGGCGGTGCTGATCGCCACGCTCGGCAACAGCCTTGGCGGGGTGGTGACCGTCTGGATGGGGCGCCGTCTGCCGCGAAAAGAGTTGCCGGCACGTGCCGCCTGGCTCAAACGCTGGGGGCCGCTGGCTCTGGTCTTGAGTTGGGTGCCGGTCGCCGGTGACGCACTGTGTGCTGGCGCGGGCTGGTTGCGCTGGCCGTGGCGGCAAGTGTTGCCGTGGCTGGTGATCGGCAAGCTGTTGCGCTACCTTGCCCTTGTTCCTCTGGTCCGTGCTGCGACGGGCCACTGACCCCGGAGTCCTCTGCTTGGCTTTTCGCTTTGTCAAACCGTCAGCCAGACACGCGCTGATCGCCGTACTGGCGCTGTCGCTGGCTGCGCCCGGCTGGGCGGACATCAACTACAGCGATCTGCCCGATCTGGGCGCCGCCTCGCGCGAGGGCATGTCGCCGACGCAGGAGCGCGAACTCGGGGAGGGCGCGATCCGCGAAATCCGCCGCAGTGGCGCGCTGAGCGACGACCCGGAAGTGAACGAATATATCCGGCGCATCGGCGGCAAGCTGGTCGATGCGAGCGGCGACATCAGCACCTCGTTCAGCTTTTATGTGCTGATCGATAAAACGGTGAACGCCTTTGCCATGCCTGGCGGTTTCATCGTGATCCACAGCGGTCTTCTGGCGGCAACGCAGAGTGAATCCGAGCTCGCCAGCGTGATGGCACATGAAATCGCCCATATCACCCAGCACCACATTGCCCGGATGGTCGACTCGCAGCGCATGACGCCGTGGATGCTGCTCGGTGCGCTTGGGCTGGCAATCATCGCCGCCAAGGCCGGCAATAGCGGTGCGGGGA encodes:
- a CDS encoding thermonuclease family protein yields the protein MAKRITQKDIRAVTTLFTARSWATRVSAIVVLALAAWAWWSESRASPGMLAAGYEVSGTVVGVADGDTITVLDADRRQYKLRLAFIDAPEKAQPFGAVAKQHLSDLIYRKTVTAEVIDVDRYQRGVALIRLDGVDINYAQVKAGLAWHYTRYADKQARDDFAAYDAALQAAREGRLGLWQQHGAEPPWDFRREQRAAR
- the hpnC gene encoding squalene synthase HpnC, coding for MINVTPQQSVEHYENFPVGSILLPRRYRKAVAAVYHFARHADDLADEGNASPDERLAALAACSAELRRVDAGQQPETARYQALATVIYQYGVPVTLCEDLLSAFRQDVTQSRYADFGELVQYCRRSANPVGRILLHIFGEVNPRYLAMSDGICTALQLVNFWQDAAIDWTKDRVYLPQDELVRFGVSESQIAAGEVNPAWQRLMRFQVDRTRRMLKAGAPLASALPGRVGFELRLTVLGAAAILDKLDACGYDVFHRRPTLGKGDWPRLLWRAWRRK
- a CDS encoding YqaA family protein codes for the protein MMDGWWLPGLFASAFLSATLLPGNSEAALAAYLYQAPQHWLLAVLIATLGNSLGGVVTVWMGRRLPRKELPARAAWLKRWGPLALVLSWVPVAGDALCAGAGWLRWPWRQVLPWLVIGKLLRYLALVPLVRAATGH
- a CDS encoding lipoprotein, whose amino-acid sequence is MRALAPLLVLLLAACGFKGPLYLPPPGWKAPETRAEMNKRKAAEASAAASAPASAVASEPASQ
- the cyaY gene encoding iron donor protein CyaY, with protein sequence MTESEFLTQTDRIFSQIELALDDVDFDVDALRTGNVLEVEFDDGSKVIVNRHVFNQEVWIAARSGGYHYRYDGQRWMNTRGEGEFFADLAAAISLHAGEAFAFH
- a CDS encoding helix-hairpin-helix domain-containing protein, translated to MKKWLAAFVGMFLLCASVFAAVDLNTATEQQLEGLNGIGPTKAKAIVDYRNKNGAFKSPEDIMKVPGIKEGTFNKIKGEVSVGGKVAAPAATTKAPKAVASGAKDAKVKEPKTKASAPAKK
- a CDS encoding response regulator transcription factor translates to MRPIAIVDDDIAVRDALSLLFETREWPSAGFESAEHFLSAANVADYACLIVDVRMTGMTGLELFAALQNAPYLPPVIFLTGHGDVPMAVSAVKDGASDFLEKPYDHKVLLAKVEEYLQSDVTARSNWETRQTLTERLDNLTPRERDVLRELLAGKLNKQIADALSISIKTVEVHRARIYAKLRVRSAVELAAQLKAVPIADIVGGPAHDA